The region AGCGGAAGTGATGATTGGATCCCCGGAAGCGTCAAGATTTACGGCTATAATTCATTTCCGCCGCAATTTAACTTCTATAGATCTATTGAAAATGGTACTTGGTCTGGATTTAATCACTGTGCTACTGCTAGTAGTGCTTCTTCTTCACTTGCAGGATTGTTGTTGTATCCCTTCCTGGCTCTTCTTGCTACTCTCATCATATGATGATGTTCAAATTTATAGTAATACGGTGTCCGGTTTGAGGTGGAGTTGTCGTAAAGCTGTGCTAGAATCCTCTTTTATACCGACTGATATATCTCGCTCATTTGTGTGcctttattaataaaaaatctgAGTTAAGCCGGCTGAGTCTAACCAACCGCGAATCAATTGATCTTTGGTATTGTTTGTAAGATAAATGTATTACacgttatttttaaaatacaataatttattaattattcattatattttaaataatatattttgatatgttCAATTTTGATTGCATTTTTAAGAGTGTTTATATTACTtttttggaattaattttttttatagtacttattagttttgtttaaaattaatagaaaatgtAAATACGTTTGTAACTTTTATGAAAGGATTATTAGCACCTAAATTCTCATTCAATGCAACTCAATTCTTAACTTATAAAATCAATGCAATTCAGCTCTTTGAACTAGCTCTTTATTACTTATACAATACATTTCATCATAACCCTCTTGATATATTAAAAGCTTCACTTAACTTTTAGTTTGTTGcaaattctaaaattaataatcacataattaataaataagtaaattaaCAGCGAGTGTCTCCGCCTTAAAATTTATGTCCACAAAATAACTAATTGTAGGTCAAATAGTAAAACAACATTCTGTTAAAATCGTGTTCAATTTATCTCGCAAACGCTAAAATTCACCCTTCCTAATGATGACAAAATTAATCGATTGTACAGGGACCAAAAGAGCAACAAATTTTGACACGAGGGACCGgagaaataaaattgaaaaattcaaTCAGAAGCCCTCATTTTTATGTATTAACAATTTAACATCCATAATCGTAAAATTTGTGAACTCAAAATCTGGCAATAACTAAACCCTGCAAATCAATGGAGATGGGAAGGTTAATAAGCGCAAGATCTATCTTGGCAACAGCTGCAGTTTTAGCAGTAATCGCAGCCTCTTTCAGCTTCGCATACGCCGCCACCACTGAGTCTAAATTCGTCAAGAAAACCATCGCTGCTCACAAGATCGTCATCTTCTCCAAATCCTATTGCCCGTAAATTCTTCTTCATTTAATTCGCATTTTCATCTTATATTTCCAATGCCCATTTcataaatttaactaatttagcAAGATCTGTAATAATCCATAAATTTACCAGAATGCTGGTTTCGGAGTTAACAATGGTGGTTTTGTATGTACTGTACAGATACTGTAAGAAGGCCAAAGCGGTTTTCAAAGAGTTGAACCAGAAACCTTATGTTGTGGAGCTTGATGAGAGAGGTTTGTCACTTTTTTTTGctgattttttctttaattttatggaTTGCGacgagctatagctcaaatggtataagcgtttaGCAGCATTCTGCTAATGCCATGAGTTCATTTCCTCCCACAATCGCAGTGATTTCAAGTAATCATAGATTTGATCAATGTTACCTACTTTATTATAGGAATGTGCattattgattttctttttcatgtTGTGTAAATCTTCTGATGTGGTGTCGAGTTCTTCTTTATTTAAAATGGACTTGCTTATCGGTTATATACTCTATGTTTCTGGTTTGATTTTAGGCCTAATGCTAGTGAAATACAATCAATCTTTCAATTCGAACAAATGCCGACTAGTATGCTTTACAAATTATCCCATAATTCATAATTCGGTCTAAAAACAAAAACTtatgtaattttgttttttgatcgAAGATGTATATacattgaattc is a window of Mercurialis annua linkage group LG2, ddMerAnnu1.2, whole genome shotgun sequence DNA encoding:
- the LOC126669533 gene encoding glutaredoxin-C4; this translates as MEMGRLISARSILATAAVLAVIAASFSFAYAATTESKFVKKTIAAHKIVIFSKSYCPYCKKAKAVFKELNQKPYVVELDERDDGNLIQNALSKKIGRRTVPQVFIDGKHIGGSDDTVDAYESGELAKLLGISEGKDDL